One Vallitalea pronyensis genomic region harbors:
- a CDS encoding beta-mannosidase, with protein sequence MKKIQNINEHWKLFGTAMACDYKDAFIDMKRGKVEVYDVCLPCDVHMPLIQAGVIKDPVESTYSQDSLWIEDKAWWFYRDFALSYEDLSNFMNIKLSLDKLDMDGQVYVNGKFIGQHRSAHYPFEKDIKYRLVPGNNRIAVRLTTGFETIEDERVDVIRDKVIPCGNRGDHRRAFSRKPQYCSGWDWMERIMTCGMNGDAYVIMEKEVSITHLIVSTNKLMTEKPAMAHLKVKVELDNHELVATRISNLRLSINFDKEVMATVDQELILRGGYNCYETEITIDEAQLWWPNGYGDQPLYTITAEIDSDTYTTKFGIRTIELNQNPIDDENRMFSFKVNGIDIFAKGSNWVPSDAIYARVSHDKYKVLIEECALQNNNMLRIWGGGIYEPDIFYDLCDAYGILIWHDFMYACSVYPEYEKWFMEESKNEAEYQTNRLVNHPSMALWCGNNEMHWIYGEEAAFKLSEEEMKTTLHNIYNYMLPEIVEKNVPKGLYWNSSPYGGEVASSENMGDNHIWPSWRHEHPVFEDYATYDQRETKFMSEYGYLGPCKLETIKQYCDTDKVIHYKEGDYKYHSHYFDKDYTKGMVAKGIAMQYGLDKELSMEAYLLLGGLAQGKLLEYSLEAFRSKCHCSGALLWMYNDAWGEEGWTTIDYYLNRKISYHYVRRAFSPVKLIMKVVGDELRLIGINETSEAVSFDCEIGFVTYDGQKNVEVKRYSLGKHTRHVIDVMPYVKRTKEGLYYGMPLNCPIVDPVILTDYYVKELPVLDSQLSYEVEGNKIKVSSTSFAHGVHFNLPVHIRLSDEYFDLLPGECREIFFEGVDAERLDTLSIHCYGQ encoded by the coding sequence ATGAAAAAAATACAGAACATAAACGAACATTGGAAATTATTTGGAACAGCTATGGCGTGTGACTATAAAGATGCTTTTATTGACATGAAAAGGGGTAAAGTTGAGGTGTATGATGTTTGTTTGCCTTGTGATGTGCACATGCCCTTAATTCAAGCCGGTGTTATAAAAGACCCTGTTGAAAGTACCTATAGTCAAGATAGTTTGTGGATTGAAGATAAAGCATGGTGGTTTTACCGTGACTTTGCGTTATCCTATGAAGATTTAAGTAACTTTATGAATATTAAATTGTCTCTAGATAAATTGGACATGGATGGTCAAGTGTATGTTAACGGCAAGTTCATAGGGCAACATAGAAGTGCGCATTACCCATTTGAAAAAGATATTAAGTATAGGTTAGTACCGGGTAATAATCGAATAGCTGTTCGCTTAACGACAGGGTTTGAAACCATAGAAGATGAAAGAGTTGATGTGATTCGCGACAAGGTTATACCTTGTGGTAATCGTGGTGATCATCGAAGAGCGTTTTCTAGAAAACCTCAGTATTGCAGTGGATGGGACTGGATGGAAAGAATCATGACCTGTGGTATGAATGGTGATGCTTATGTCATCATGGAAAAAGAGGTATCCATTACACATCTGATTGTTTCCACCAATAAGCTGATGACAGAAAAACCTGCCATGGCTCATTTGAAAGTAAAAGTAGAGCTTGATAACCATGAACTTGTTGCGACACGTATATCCAATCTCAGACTATCCATAAATTTTGACAAGGAGGTTATGGCAACTGTTGACCAGGAGTTGATACTACGAGGAGGCTATAACTGTTATGAAACAGAGATAACCATTGATGAAGCTCAGTTATGGTGGCCAAACGGTTATGGTGATCAACCACTTTATACAATAACAGCAGAAATAGATAGTGACACTTACACAACCAAGTTTGGAATTAGAACAATTGAACTTAACCAAAATCCTATAGACGATGAAAATCGCATGTTTTCTTTCAAAGTTAATGGTATTGATATTTTTGCTAAAGGCTCTAATTGGGTACCATCAGATGCCATATATGCAAGGGTCAGTCATGATAAATATAAGGTACTCATTGAAGAGTGTGCCCTTCAAAATAACAACATGTTACGCATTTGGGGCGGTGGTATTTATGAACCAGATATCTTCTATGATTTATGTGATGCATATGGCATTTTAATCTGGCATGACTTTATGTATGCTTGCTCTGTCTACCCGGAATATGAAAAGTGGTTTATGGAAGAGAGTAAGAATGAAGCAGAGTATCAGACCAATCGATTAGTGAACCACCCTTCTATGGCTTTATGGTGTGGTAATAATGAAATGCATTGGATCTATGGAGAAGAAGCTGCTTTTAAACTATCCGAAGAGGAGATGAAGACAACCCTTCACAACATTTATAATTATATGCTGCCTGAAATTGTTGAGAAGAATGTGCCAAAAGGATTATATTGGAACAGCTCGCCTTATGGTGGAGAAGTCGCTTCTAGTGAAAACATGGGTGACAATCATATTTGGCCCAGCTGGCGACATGAACATCCTGTATTTGAAGATTATGCAACCTATGACCAACGGGAAACGAAGTTTATGTCAGAGTATGGCTATCTTGGTCCTTGCAAATTAGAAACCATTAAGCAATATTGTGATACGGATAAAGTGATTCATTATAAAGAAGGTGATTATAAATACCATTCCCATTATTTTGATAAAGATTACACAAAGGGGATGGTAGCAAAAGGTATAGCCATGCAGTATGGCTTGGATAAAGAGTTGTCCATGGAAGCGTATCTCCTTCTAGGCGGACTGGCCCAAGGTAAATTGCTTGAATATTCCCTAGAAGCTTTTAGAAGTAAATGTCATTGTAGTGGTGCTTTATTATGGATGTATAACGATGCATGGGGTGAAGAAGGATGGACGACGATTGATTATTATCTGAATAGGAAAATTTCGTATCATTATGTTAGACGGGCTTTTTCACCAGTAAAACTAATCATGAAAGTGGTGGGTGATGAACTAAGATTAATAGGTATTAATGAGACAAGTGAAGCGGTAAGTTTTGACTGTGAAATTGGATTTGTGACTTACGATGGCCAAAAAAACGTTGAGGTAAAACGGTATTCTCTTGGTAAGCATACTAGACATGTTATTGATGTTATGCCCTATGTTAAAAGAACAAAAGAAGGATTGTACTATGGTATGCCGCTTAACTGCCCGATTGTTGATCCGGTGATACTGACGGATTATTATGTTAAAGAATTACCTGTATTGGATAGTCAGCTATCCTATGAGGTTGAAGGAAACAAGATTAAGGTCAGCTCTACGTCATTTGCTCATGGGGTTCACTTTAATCTACCGGTACATATCCGTTTGTCAGATGAATACTTTGATCTGCTGCCAGGAGAGTGTAGGGAAATCTTCTTTGAAGGTGTGGATGCCGAACGATTAGACACATTAAGCATCCATTGTTATGGTCAATAA